One segment of Xanthomonas oryzae pv. oryzae DNA contains the following:
- a CDS encoding nucleoside deaminase — MLYAHVHLTLPDWIHAHVDDSRAYRSDDDKVALAIKLSRMNVQEHSGGPFGAVVFGPDHRIIAAAVNRVVPQTTSLAHAENMAYMLAQQRLQTPRLNAVLSPITLATSAQPCCQCYGATVWAGIDRLLIGARADDVMALTQFDEGPLPADWVGELTRRGIEVVRDVLRDQACAVLRNYGEGRGDHY, encoded by the coding sequence ATGCTTTACGCGCACGTCCACCTCACCCTGCCCGACTGGATCCACGCGCATGTCGACGACAGCCGCGCCTATCGCAGCGATGACGACAAGGTGGCGCTGGCGATCAAGCTGTCGCGGATGAATGTGCAAGAACACAGCGGCGGCCCGTTCGGCGCGGTGGTGTTCGGCCCGGACCACCGCATCATCGCCGCCGCGGTGAACCGCGTGGTGCCGCAGACCACCTCGCTGGCACATGCCGAAAACATGGCCTACATGCTCGCGCAGCAGCGCCTGCAGACGCCGCGTTTGAACGCTGTGCTGTCGCCGATCACGCTGGCCACCTCCGCGCAGCCATGCTGCCAGTGCTATGGCGCCACCGTCTGGGCCGGCATCGACCGCCTGCTGATCGGTGCGCGCGCCGACGACGTGATGGCGCTGACGCAATTCGACGAAGGCCCGTTGCCGGCCGATTGGGTGGGCGAACTGACCCGCCGTGGTATCGAGGTGGTGCGCGACGTACTGCGCGACCAGGCCTGCGCGGTGCTGCGCAACTATGGCGAGGGCCGCGGTGATCATTATTGA
- the rlmM gene encoding 23S rRNA (cytidine(2498)-2'-O)-methyltransferase RlmM: MSGLLCYCRQGFEPELAAELSARAAFVGIAGYARTQRNDGYVLFVCDEAAQLAAKLQWRELIFARQKLVVIAELKGIDPKDRITPILAALEGQQRFGDLWVEHPDSDAGKPLASLARSFGNALRPALRKAGLLTDKPQPRQPRLHICFLDGDHALLAVADSADSAPWPLGIPRLKLLPEAPSRSALKLDEALLTLLTPEEREALVKPGMRAADLGAAPGGWTWVLTRQHVHVTSVDNGPLRAHVLETGLVEHLRADGFHWKPAQPVDWMVCDMVEQPRRVAERMATWVREGWCRNTIFNLKLPMKKRWDETRLCLELFEQQAEKSLIVRAKQLYHDREEITVLAMRG, encoded by the coding sequence ATGAGCGGCCTGCTGTGTTACTGCCGACAGGGCTTCGAACCTGAGCTGGCCGCCGAACTGAGCGCGCGCGCCGCATTCGTCGGCATTGCCGGTTATGCGCGCACCCAGCGCAACGACGGCTATGTGCTGTTCGTCTGCGACGAGGCCGCACAACTTGCTGCCAAGCTGCAATGGCGCGAGTTGATCTTCGCGCGGCAGAAGCTGGTGGTGATCGCCGAACTGAAAGGCATCGACCCCAAGGACCGCATCACGCCGATCCTGGCCGCGTTGGAGGGGCAGCAGCGTTTCGGCGATTTGTGGGTAGAACACCCCGATTCGGACGCAGGCAAGCCATTGGCGAGCCTGGCGCGCAGCTTTGGCAATGCGCTGCGCCCCGCCCTGCGCAAGGCCGGCCTGCTCACCGACAAGCCGCAGCCACGCCAACCGCGCTTGCACATCTGTTTTCTCGATGGAGACCACGCCTTGCTTGCGGTGGCCGACAGCGCCGATAGCGCGCCGTGGCCATTGGGCATTCCGCGCCTGAAGCTGCTGCCGGAAGCGCCGTCGCGCTCTGCGCTCAAGCTCGACGAAGCCTTGCTGACGCTGCTCACTCCCGAAGAACGCGAAGCACTGGTCAAACCCGGCATGCGCGCGGCCGATCTGGGCGCTGCCCCCGGCGGCTGGACCTGGGTACTGACGCGGCAGCATGTGCATGTCACCAGCGTCGACAACGGTCCGCTGCGCGCGCATGTACTGGAAACCGGGCTGGTGGAGCATCTGCGTGCCGACGGCTTTCACTGGAAGCCCGCGCAACCGGTGGACTGGATGGTCTGCGACATGGTCGAGCAACCGCGCCGCGTCGCCGAACGCATGGCCACCTGGGTGCGCGAAGGCTGGTGCCGCAACACCATCTTCAACCTCAAGCTGCCGATGAAAAAGCGCTGGGACGAGACCCGTCTGTGCCTGGAGCTGTTCGAGCAACAGGCAGAAAAATCATTGATCGTGCGCGCCAAGCAGCTGTATCACGACCGCGAAGAGATCACGGTGCTGGCGATGCGGGGTTGA